A window of the Citrus sinensis cultivar Valencia sweet orange chromosome 9, DVS_A1.0, whole genome shotgun sequence genome harbors these coding sequences:
- the LOC102616839 gene encoding expansin-B15-like, translated as MATRSSISLSLSFFLAFLCYLELCSCFYPKHLNLSAVGTHWSTAGATWYGSPDGAGSDGGACGYGNAVSQSPFSSFVTAIGPSLYKSGKECGACYQVKCTRHPACSGKAVRVVITDFCPGGPCVSESAHFDLSGTAFGAMAIPGQEEKLRDAGVLEVRYARVACDYSGRNIAFHVDQGSNPNYLAVVVEFEDGDGDLAGVDVKEGSGEWRAMQQSWGATWKLNAGSELHPPLSLRLTSQYSGQTLVANNVIPQGWMPGATYRSLVNYNV; from the exons ATGGCTACTAGAAGTAGTATTAGCTTGTCCCTTTCATTTTTCCTAGCTTTTCTTTGCTACTTGGAGCTTTGCTCTTGCTTTTACCCCAAACACCTCAACTTGTCAGCCGTCGGAACCCACTGGTCGACCGCCGGAGCCACCTGGTATGGCAGCCCTGACGGTGCCGGAAGTGACG GAGGTGCTTGTGGGTATGGCAATGCAGTGTCACAAAGccctttctcttcttttgtGACCGCCATAGGTCCAAGCCTTTATAAATCCGGCAAGGAATGCGGTGCTTGCTATCAG GTCAAGTGCACAAGGCATCCAGCATGTTCAGGCAAAGCAGTTCGAGTTGTGATAACAGATTTTTGTCCCGGCGGTCCATGTGTGTCGGAATCTGCACATTTCGACCTCAGCGGAACAGCTTTCGGTGCCATGGCCATCCCCGGCCAAGAAGAGAAGCTTCGCGATGCCGGAGTTTTGGAAGTCCGATATGCACg GGTTGCTTGTGATTACTCCGGAAGGAACATAGCCTTCCATGTTGACCAGGGATCAAACCCTAACTACCTGGCCGTGGTGGTTGAGTTCGAAGATGGAGACGGTGACCTAGCCGGCGTCGATGTGAAGGAGGGTTCCGGTGAATGGCGAGCCATGCAACAATCATGGGGTGCAACGTGGAAGCTCAACGCCGGCTCGGAATTACACCCTCCACTCTCACTCCGGCTGACATCTCAGTATTCAGGCCAAACCCTGGTGGCCAACAATGTGATTCCTCAAGGATGGATGCCCGGAGCTACATATAGATCCTTGGTTAATTATAATGTCTAG